The genomic window CGGCCCGCGACCTCCTCGGCCACATCGACACCTTCACGGACCAGGCACACCAGGCCGACCTCGTGAACTTCGTTCGACCGCAGCGCGACAACAAGTTCGACGTCCTCGCCTCCCAGAACGCCGTCGGCAACACCCGCGTCATCGAGGCCGATGAGTTCCGCAAGCTCTACACCGCACTCACCCGCTTCTATCGGCTGATCATCGTCGACACCGGCAACAACTCCGAGGCGAGCACCTGGCGCGCCGCAGTCGAGTCCGCGGACCAGCTCGTGCTCACCTCGCTCGTCAAGGAGGACTCGGCCGTCAAGATCGCCTCCCTCGCCGACAAGCTCGACGCGACCGGCCTCGGCGACAAGCTCGCCAACGCCGTCACCCTCATCAACCACAACTCGCCCATCAACTACCCCGACCTCGAGCAGCGCCTTCACGACCACATGGCGCAGCGCACCCGACAGGTCGTCACGGTCCCGTTCGACAAGGCGCTCGACGCCGGCGCGGGCATCGAATACGACGCCCTCACCGCCGCCTCCAAGGAGGCATGGCTGGCCGCGACCGCCGCGGTGATCGACGGGCTCCGGTAGCGCCGGCCATGAACGTCCGCACGCCGGCGTGGCTGGTCCGCTACCTCCACGACCCGATCGCTCTCGCGACGACGCACCGCATCGCCGGCTGCACGGCCGTCGTCGCGGTGCCGGCGTTCGTGGCCAGCGCCGTCGTCGCGAGCTTCTCGTCGTCGCTGTCCTGGATCCCCGAGCTCGTGTTCCTGCTCGGCGCCGCGGCCGTCGTGGTCCGCCTCACGTTGAACGTCCTCCGATGGTGGCGACGAGGCCCGGTGCGATGGGGCATCTTCGCCCCGAAGGCCCGCCGTGCGTACATGCAAGGCGTCTGGCGCACCGTCGCCCACGACGCGCTCGACCGCGACGTCTGGGCCGTGCGGGTGGTTGCCGTCACCTACATCCGTGCCCGCGGGTGCCGCGCCATCGTCGAGCACCCCGACGGGCGCCGCCAAGACGCCTGGTTCTGGCACGTGCGGCCCCGGAGAGGGCACGTCTACCTCGTCCGCGCCACCGGCGCCGCGACCGGGATCCGCGACCAACACCGGGTGATGTACGTCGGCAGCGACACCACCGGCCCCGGAATCATCTACCGCATCCCACGCGCCGCCTGGCGACAGCGCACCGTCCGCATCGTCCGTTTCCAATGAGACCGCCGACGACCGCCGACGCCCTCGTGCAGCAGCTCGGGAGCGACCGCAACGACTTCCACCGCCCCCACTGACCACCGATTGAAAGGATCCTCATGTCCATGTACCAGCCCCGCGTCCGCGGCGGTATGCACCTCCGCGCCACCTGGGCTTCACGCCTCGAGCAGCTCGCTCGTGCGTTCGTCGCGCTGTTCGTCGCGGCCGTGCTCCTGCCCGTGCCCGTGTTCGTCGCGATCAAGCTCGGCGGCGCCCTCGCCGCCGGCTCCACGTACGACGCCGGCGTGCTCGGCGCGTCGGCCGTGTTCGTGCTCAGCTCCGTCGTCATCGGCATCGCTGTGCGCGCCGGTGCCCCGGCCCTCGTGGCCGCGTTCCGACCGCTTGAGCCGATCTACGACCCGGTGGCCGAGGGTGCCGCCGTGGTCACCAACCCCCGCCAGTTCTACTAACCGCTCGACCGCATCGAAGGGACACGCATCATGGCTCAGCGCACCATCTGGGGGCATCTGGCCGCCCCGCCCGTCGTCCAGGA from Clavibacter michiganensis subsp. insidiosus includes these protein-coding regions:
- a CDS encoding MinD/ParA family ATP-binding protein; this translates as MLDVDHDDERLAELGADEAAQPERAPQTRREARLSARDFVQSQPTPKAAPAREGWRGGANRAGFGMLRLAPGTLELTRRGWRSSVQRGIAGHKTIVVVGEKGGVSKTTTTYLLSAVLGRVRGGTILAWDNNEYNGSLGGRAYEAHHDHTARDLLGHIDTFTDQAHQADLVNFVRPQRDNKFDVLASQNAVGNTRVIEADEFRKLYTALTRFYRLIIVDTGNNSEASTWRAAVESADQLVLTSLVKEDSAVKIASLADKLDATGLGDKLANAVTLINHNSPINYPDLEQRLHDHMAQRTRQVVTVPFDKALDAGAGIEYDALTAASKEAWLAATAAVIDGLR